A genomic segment from [Flavobacterium] thermophilum encodes:
- the pnp gene encoding Polyribonucleotide nucleotidyltransferase, producing MEQEKRVFSIDVAGRPLVIETGELAKQANGAALVRYGDTVVLSTATASREAKNVDFFPLTVNYEERLYAVGKIPGGFIKREGRPSEKAILASRLIDRPIRPLFAEGFRNEVQVVSMVMSVDQDCSPEVAALIGASTALTISDIPFEGPIAGVIVGRVDGQFVINPTVEQMEKSDLHLVVAGTKDAINMVEAGADEVPEEVMLEAIMFGHEEVKRLIAFQEEIAAQVGKEKMEVVLYEPDPELEAEIRQLAEADIKRAVQVPEKLARDAAIEDVKAGVIAKYEAEEADEEKLKQVQEILHKLVKEEVRRLITVEKIRPDGRKVDEIRPLSSAVGVLPRTHGSGLFTRGQTQVLSVCTLGALGDVQILDGLDLEESKRFMHHYNFPPFSVGETGPMRGPGRREIGHGALGERALEPVVPSEREFPYTIRLVSEVLESNGSTSQASICASTLAMMDAGVPIKAPVAGIAMGLVKQDDHYTILTDIQGIEDHLGDMDFKVAGTRKGVTALQMDIKIKGLTRDILEEALMQARKGRLEILDHMMQTLSEPRKELSKYAPKILIMHINPDKIREVIGPSGKQINKIIDETGVKIDIEQDGTIFISSVDEAANQKAKQIIEDIVREVEVGKVYLGKVKRIEKFGAFVELFNGKDGLVHISELAEERVGKVEDVVSIGDEILVKVTEIDKQGRVNLSRKAVLREQRGIAEPPREKRGRRPERQRMKP from the coding sequence ATGGAACAAGAGAAACGCGTGTTTTCCATCGATGTGGCTGGACGCCCGCTCGTCATTGAAACTGGCGAACTGGCAAAACAGGCGAACGGGGCGGCGCTCGTCCGCTACGGTGATACGGTGGTGCTGAGCACGGCTACCGCATCGCGGGAAGCGAAAAATGTGGACTTTTTCCCGCTGACGGTCAACTACGAGGAGCGGCTGTACGCGGTCGGGAAAATTCCGGGCGGGTTTATTAAACGGGAAGGCCGCCCAAGCGAGAAAGCGATTTTGGCGAGCCGGCTCATCGACCGGCCGATCCGCCCGTTGTTTGCCGAAGGATTCCGCAACGAAGTGCAAGTCGTATCGATGGTCATGAGCGTCGACCAAGACTGCTCCCCGGAAGTGGCGGCGTTGATCGGTGCGTCTACGGCGTTGACGATTTCCGACATTCCGTTTGAAGGACCGATCGCCGGTGTCATCGTCGGCCGCGTCGATGGCCAGTTTGTCATCAATCCGACGGTCGAGCAGATGGAAAAAAGCGATCTGCATCTTGTCGTCGCTGGGACGAAAGATGCCATCAACATGGTCGAAGCCGGCGCGGATGAAGTGCCGGAAGAAGTGATGCTCGAAGCGATCATGTTCGGCCACGAAGAAGTCAAGCGGCTCATTGCTTTCCAAGAGGAAATTGCCGCCCAGGTCGGCAAAGAAAAAATGGAAGTCGTCTTGTATGAACCCGATCCTGAGTTGGAGGCGGAAATCCGCCAACTTGCGGAAGCAGATATTAAGCGGGCGGTGCAAGTGCCGGAAAAACTGGCGCGCGATGCTGCCATCGAGGATGTAAAAGCGGGCGTCATCGCCAAGTACGAAGCGGAAGAGGCGGATGAAGAGAAGCTGAAGCAAGTGCAGGAAATTTTGCACAAGCTTGTGAAAGAAGAAGTGCGCCGTTTGATTACAGTTGAGAAAATCCGTCCGGACGGGCGCAAAGTCGATGAAATCCGCCCGCTGTCGTCGGCGGTCGGCGTCTTGCCGCGCACGCACGGGTCGGGCTTGTTTACGCGCGGCCAAACGCAAGTGTTGAGCGTTTGTACGCTCGGGGCGCTCGGCGATGTACAAATTTTGGACGGGCTTGATTTGGAAGAATCGAAACGGTTCATGCATCATTACAACTTCCCGCCGTTTTCCGTCGGCGAAACCGGGCCGATGCGCGGGCCGGGGCGGCGCGAAATCGGACACGGCGCGCTTGGGGAGCGGGCGTTGGAGCCGGTCGTGCCGTCGGAGCGCGAGTTTCCGTACACGATCCGCCTCGTTTCGGAAGTGCTCGAGTCAAACGGATCGACATCGCAGGCGAGCATTTGCGCGAGCACACTGGCGATGATGGATGCCGGGGTGCCGATTAAAGCGCCGGTCGCCGGCATTGCCATGGGGCTGGTGAAACAAGACGATCATTACACAATTTTGACCGACATTCAAGGCATTGAAGACCATCTCGGCGATATGGACTTCAAAGTCGCCGGCACGAGAAAAGGCGTCACCGCCCTGCAAATGGACATTAAAATTAAAGGGCTGACGCGCGACATTTTGGAAGAGGCGCTCATGCAGGCGCGCAAAGGGCGCTTGGAAATTTTGGACCATATGATGCAAACGCTCAGCGAGCCGCGCAAAGAGCTGTCCAAATATGCGCCGAAAATTTTGATCATGCACATCAATCCGGATAAAATCCGCGAGGTCATTGGGCCGAGCGGCAAACAAATCAATAAAATCATCGATGAAACCGGCGTGAAAATCGATATCGAGCAAGACGGCACGATTTTCATCTCCTCTGTCGATGAAGCGGCCAACCAAAAAGCAAAGCAAATCATCGAAGACATCGTCCGCGAAGTCGAAGTGGGGAAAGTGTATTTAGGCAAGGTGAAACGGATCGAAAAATTCGGCGCGTTCGTCGAGCTGTTCAACGGCAAGGACGGGCTCGTCCACATTTCCGAGCTGGCCGAGGAGCGGGTCGGCAAAGTGGAAGACGTCGTGTCGATCGGCGATGAAATTTTGGTGAAGGTGACCGAAATCGATAAACAAGGGCGCGTCAACTTGTCGCGCAAAGCGGTGTTGCGCGAGCAGCGCGGCATTGCCGAGCCGCCGCGGGAAAAACGCGGAAGACGGCCGGAGCGCCAACGCATGAAGCCTTAG